Within Styela clava chromosome 8, kaStyClav1.hap1.2, whole genome shotgun sequence, the genomic segment AAGGTTCAGAATACTACTGTTAAGGGCATTTAtcaaatctttgaaaaaaaaaatttccgttATTTGATATACACAATCCtaactgaaaaattattttccttcCAGGGTACTAAAAAAGTAAATTGAAATCGATTCTTGAGTATTAATTTAGAGCGGTAACAAATAACTGTGGCAAAAAAAGCTCGTGATACGATGATAGATATTCAGGAGTTGAACAATGGCACAATGAATCATGACTCATACTTTGACAATAGAGCGTGAGTCTGAATAAATTTAACAAAGAAATTATGTAATGATCACACCTCGATTCAAGTGTAATGAAACACTTTGGCCTACTTTTTGATTTTACCTTTACGCTTATAACCCAACTATCACACGACTATGAATGACTGAGCATGTCATATTTCACTCATCTTTTATATAAGTCCAAAAATAGCTTAGTCACTATGGAAATCAATGAGGCATTACTGTGATGCACCTATAGTTTTGTGATCAAGCAAGTGTGGGTCGTACATGTCAGCTTATAGACTAAACAAGCAGTTCATTGACCTAACAAGGGGACgagatattaaacaaaatttatcTACGATTTAAACTCAAACCTCGTAGCAACAAAGAACATCACAAACAATAGTCAGGAACAAAAGAGTTTTAACAAAACATGAGACTCGTTGGTCAAACAAATGGGGCAGTTCGTTGGTGTGTTGTTATAGGTTACTATTGGCAAAGTGCAGGTTGTTAAACAcaaattcaatataaataataagaAGTATCACAAACAGAAATGGAAcgaaaataacaatgaaatatatgtgaataaaaccagcataaaacatttattaaaaatacgGTCTTTTTAAAATGCGTTGAATGAGTGAGCAATAAGTTCTTACTGATGATATGCTTGGTTTGGAACCATTATTGCGTATCGAAGGTAACTTAGGCGTGAATTGTTTCGTGTCAACATTGATTCCCTGAAAAACAAACGAGCGTAAGACTTGCTATCTACTCATTATGAATACTTATAGCAATGTGATGAACTCTAACCTTCATGGCCAAACTTTTTGGGCTCCTTTTCATGTACCTTAGTAAAGACATCCACACAATTCCAGAGAAGAAATACATACTGCCTGTTATTATCCAGAAAGCTTTAGCAtccttaaaaataaaaacacgaTTTTACAATTCAAACAAAGCCCAAAATGGTGAAATGATGAATGAACCTGGAATTCATGCTATTCTATGTTAAAAAACTGACATTCACAAAGTGaaataaaactacaaaaatgacttgacattttgaaatattctactttgatatgttGTATTCATATCTAGTTTTGACTTACTTCTTCCAAAgacgaatttaaattcattCCAAATGCCACACCAACCATTCCACAGATGGTCAATGCAAACATTCCCATAGTTAATTGAAGTTCATACTTCAGTAACATGTTCCGATGACTGAAAATAATTAACCAATGATGAATATAATAAAGAGGTTAAAACAAGGTATCGCAAATAAATGCAGCACTTGGATAAAAGCATTATCATAACACTTGTTTGGCTGAAAAATCATTTACTCAATTTATGCTTATGACAAACAAagcaaaaatcatatttttagatTTCATTAGCTACTTTTACTGGGCCATGTTCAGAGCCAATGCATGATTAAACATCATATATAAAAAGAACACTGGAAAGATGTAATATTCAAGTAGTtaatattctaaaaaaatttcTGCCTACATTACATAGTCATCATTTTACAAATTAATGTAAATTAAATAAGCTAACCTGTCCAAATTAATCAATATTGCACTATTTGAATCATCAATGGCTTGCTTCAATTCTGTAACTTTATTTACAATTTCTTCACCCTGAATAATAGTGATAGAATGGTGTTGTGAAAGTATATTGAGAATAAGAATTACAAAGAGCATAACAAAAAAAggaacatattaaaaattagaTTACAGTAAAGCAAAGGTTTCCAAGACAATCCTGCCTTGGCCTATTTTTAAGCTCCTAATCACTCTCCCAGGCTATGCataaaaactttatttgtatttgtaatcaaatattcaacaGGACATTTGTTTGTGAAACGCGTAACTTGTACCCTAGATTTTGTTGGTTTTGAACAGTTTATAACGTATGCGTATATATGCATTACAACAATACTATATAAGGTAAAAAATAAGAGGGAGGAGGCACTAAAGCaatatatttctaaaaaaacaacTTCCACACATCAGAAATAAGCATCACAAATTAGCTGAAAAATTTTCTCTATACACTACATACTGACCTCTTTAAGATATGAATCCAACAGTAATTCCATTTCATCAAGGAGATTTATTCGAAACTGTGTTTGTTTCTGTGTAGGTTTGATATGATGTAAATGGTTATCTGTGTGATCGTCATTGCCAAATATTGCATTGGGAGTAAATACATATACAGTGTATAAGCTTGAAGAACTAAACAAGAATATAATATGAAATGGAAACTGTTTTTTAAACATTCTAAGGTCTAGTGTAATATATTGCCAAATATTCaattgaatatacaaaataaaagtgaaacaataattaaatgaatgaaatttcCTAATTTCTAGTTATCGCTtgtataaaagattcaaattttGCCCTCCCTGAAACTTTAtagatatttgaatatattttccaatGATTGACCTGAGTCCCACATGACTTATGGATGTGACTTCCTGATCATTCTAATTACCTACGCTTAACTAAATATCAATCAATGAAGTCATGAAATATCCAAAAACCATAGAATTTGCATATCTTTTTCAATCAATTCCATTTCAAGATATTAAAACGGCAAAACTAAGTTGATTGAAACATGGATGGTGAAAAAATGTCACAATATAGCTAACATAGCTTCGTCCATGTCAGAggtgttcaaaaataaataaataggttGTAATACTGtatacttatattatatatttatattgaaaaactGCCTCAACTTATTAAATTAAGTATTTTCTCATATAGCTCATAAgtcataataataatgaaaattacTCGATATTATCACAAGGTTCGACACTGATACAAAGatctttcaaaataaaatgaaagtgaaacaataattgaatgaatgaaatttcCGTATTTTCTCATTGCTGTATATAAGCATCAAATTTTCCTCTCCCTAACACTTTAtagatatttgaatatatttttcaatgattGACCTATGTCCCACATGACATACAGATGTGACTTCCTGATGACTCTAATTACCGACGCTTAACTAAATATCAATCAATGAAAAGTCATGAAATACCAAAAAACCATAGAATTTGCATATCTGTTTCAATCAATTCCATTTCAAGATATTAAAACGGCAAAACTAAGTTGATTGAAACATGGGTGGTGATAAAATGTCACAATATAGCTAAAATAGTTTTGTCCATGTCAGAGGtgttcaaaaattaaataaataggtTGTAAAAATGtatacttatattatatatttatattgaaaaaattatttgaattaagcattttttcatataaaaaaaaaattactcgaTATTATCACGAGGTTCCACACTGATACAAAGATCTTTTAAATCTTCTTCATATTCAAGAATATCGTCCAACATCTGACAATATTCTTTAACAATCGTTGAAAATTTGTTCAACCTGCAGAAAGAGAgataaatttagtaaataaataagaaaaaccATCACAGCTCAATTAAACGTGGTAATCTATCTTACATTGAATTATACTGCAGTAGTATATGTACAAGAGACCGATCTACATCCATATTA encodes:
- the LOC144425799 gene encoding magnesium transporter MRS2 homolog, mitochondrial-like, whose translation is MNIGGTPVLHCMRKILCHSCANKTYKGLFIHTKRCLNGSIQRTCSGITSSVLSQKKSTFQVYHIDPDGGVANYEVPKLTFYNELGLSARDLRFQHSHMLCARSSKMILRIQKLKAVICQNALLLIDSPALSSPKLQQSVEDDKLRLFCKNLPDTLTENKLHTKHLPFEYRVLEAILSFGINSMTADLQELEPTIEQLLQTLTDPTNMDVDRSLVHILLQYNSMLNKFSTIVKEYCQMLDDILEYEEDLKDLCISVEPRDNIDSSSLYTVYVFTPNAIFGNDDHTDNHLHHIKPTQKQTQFRINLLDEMELLLDSYLKEGEEIVNKVTELKQAIDDSNSAILINLDSHRNMLLKYELQLTMGMFALTICGMVGVAFGMNLNSSLEEDAKAFWIITGSMYFFSGIVWMSLLRYMKRSPKSLAMKGINVDTKQFTPKLPSIRNNGSKPSISSVRTYCSLIQRILKRPYF